Proteins encoded in a region of the Chitinimonas sp. BJYL2 genome:
- a CDS encoding DUF4844 domain-containing protein, producing the protein MLRNSGSRLLPTLGASKLRLFALKIIVGLLVIFSLVITAGLTGITFTLWPTSISDHELDISTVTIDKLKKLRLERKFDADQAKFYFGAPNELARAAAQSSVDAVIDTLLQTLPSNPRRALVLQTFKSALANFHSAESEERDRLLQYFEQIMIIVGIENSGELFNVWRYGFPYGWFLRT; encoded by the coding sequence TTGCTGCGCAACTCCGGCAGCAGGTTACTTCCAACGTTAGGTGCTTCCAAATTGAGGCTCTTTGCTCTGAAAATTATTGTTGGCCTATTGGTTATCTTTAGCCTTGTAATCACAGCGGGCCTCACCGGTATCACATTTACCCTCTGGCCAACATCTATCAGTGACCACGAACTAGACATTTCGACAGTCACGATAGATAAGTTGAAAAAGCTACGACTTGAGCGAAAGTTCGATGCTGATCAAGCTAAATTCTATTTCGGAGCCCCAAATGAATTAGCTCGTGCTGCAGCCCAATCTTCGGTTGATGCAGTTATTGATACCCTGTTACAAACTTTGCCAAGCAACCCGAGGCGTGCCCTAGTACTCCAAACCTTTAAATCGGCGCTCGCGAACTTCCACTCAGCAGAGTCAGAGGAACGTGACCGGTTGTTGCAGTACTTTGAGCAAATCATGATCATTGTGGGCATAGAAAACTCAGGTGAGCTGTTCAATGTATGGCGCTATGGCTTTCCATATGGCTGGTTCCTACGCACCTAA
- a CDS encoding DUF6794 domain-containing protein — translation MRREQCISLILAITWLSSSLLIIGAEPEVLGPDKWPENIDVAADMFISRLPSKDQELIRVTKKNDLVQYHHGWGTSIRNEYGLWRGNQKLIMSACGGNLCHPDDASMNIIETVWQRLQK, via the coding sequence ATGCGCCGCGAACAATGCATCTCATTAATTTTGGCCATTACATGGCTCAGTAGTTCGTTGCTGATCATAGGTGCTGAGCCTGAAGTACTTGGCCCAGACAAATGGCCTGAGAATATTGATGTCGCGGCTGATATGTTTATTTCTCGTCTTCCAAGCAAGGATCAGGAGCTAATACGCGTAACCAAGAAAAATGACTTGGTTCAGTACCATCACGGCTGGGGAACCAGCATCCGCAACGAATACGGGCTTTGGCGAGGGAATCAGAAATTGATCATGTCTGCTTGCGGTGGAAATCTCTGCCATCCAGACGACGCATCAATGAACATCATCGAGACGGTATGGCAAAGGTTGCAAAAATGA